The following coding sequences lie in one Xylocopa sonorina isolate GNS202 chromosome 7, iyXylSono1_principal, whole genome shotgun sequence genomic window:
- the LOC143425146 gene encoding spermine oxidase: protein MLDPCKPEPTVVIIGAGMAGLSAAHRLAQCGLQNFTILEATDRPGGRIHSCWLGDVVAEMGATWIEGGCVANPVFTLAAQEGLLKSPLFRPDPSRGLFCTSDGRAIDLPVSITAYHTFRQIEQQAATLFSLGCGRTHGTLLNFMGVRIQQELHNFPEEQRYDAARVMYGMTNCVRCRCGDDLSLVSADQFGSYIEIPGGNVRVPLGYVGVLAPLLRDLPSCCLKYCKPVSCIRWGAISDSCPRAVVKCCDGEEFPADYVIVTVSLGVLKHQHDKLFCPALPAEKVEAICKLGYGYVNKVFLEYARPFWVWKEGGIKLAWSADELSDRCDWVKGISNVEELSTSEHVLCAWVCGREAADMELCSDEEVVESITRVLRQFTGDPTLPYPANLLRSKWCMDQYFAGSYSYMGMDSTVGHQCDLASPLPGTCEPIPPILLFAGEATIPGHYSTVHGARLSGIREAERIIQLTKRFGGPPKNTTAKS from the exons ATGCTGGACCCATGCAAGCCAGAACCGACGGTGGTCATCATTGGTGCAGGGATGGCTGGACTTTCAGCAGCTCATCGATTGGCGCAGTGTGGACTTCAGAACTTCACGATATTAGAGGCAACGGATAG ACCAGGAGGGCGAATTCATTCGTGTTGGTTGGGCGATGTAGTAGCCGAGATGGGTGCCACTTGGATCGAAGGAGGGTGCGTGGCGAATCCCGTGTTCACCTTGGCTGCTCAAGAGGGTCTTTTAAAGTCACCTCTCTTCAGGCCCGATCCAAGCCGCGGTCTTTTCTGCACTAGCGATGGCAGGGCTATCGATCTTCCTGTCAGTATCACGGCGTATCACACGTTTCGACAGATCGAGCAACAGGCGGCGACCCTTTTCTCCCTAGGTTGTGGCCGTACCCACGGTACGTTGCTGAATTTCATGGGTGTCCGAATTCAGCAGGAGCTCCACAATTTTCCGGAGGAGCAACG atatgacgCGGCCAGGGTCATGTACGGAATGACGAACTGTGTAAGATGTCGATGCGGCGATGATCTGTCGCTAGTTTCCGCCGATCAGTTTGGAAGTTACATCGAGATACCTGGTGGTAATGTGCGAGTGCCCCTTGGATACGTTGGAGTACTTGCTCCACTGTTGCGAGATTTGCCGAGTTGTTGCCTCAA ATACTGCAAGCCAGTGAGTTGCATTAGATGGGGCGCCATAAGTGATTCCTGTCCACGTGCAGTGGTGAAGTGCTGCGACGGCGAAGAGTTCCCAGCCGATTACGTGATTGTCACCGTGTCACTGGGTGTCTTGAAACACCAGCATGATAAGCTATTTTGTCCGGCACTGCCTGCGGAGAAAGTCGAAGCGATTTGCAAATTAGGATACGGATATGTTAATAAAGTGTTCTTGGAATACGCGAGGCCGTTCTGGGTTTGGAAAGAAGGAGGCATCAAATTGGCCTGGTCAGCTGATGAACTTTCTGATAGATGCGATTGGGTGAAAG GAATCTCAAACGTAGAAGAATTGTCAACTTCTGAACACGTGTTATGCGCGTGGGTTTGCGGCCGTGAGGCAGCAGATATGGAATTATGCTCCGATGAAGAGGTCGTTGAGTCGATAACAAGAGTACTTCGACAATTCACCGGtgatcctacgcttccttatcCAGCAAATCTTCTCAGAAGCAAATGGTGCATGGATCAATACTTTGCCGGTTCATATAGTTACATGGGAATGGACAGTACTGTTGGTCACCAATGTGATTTAGCTAGTCCTTTACCAG GTACTTGTGAACCTATACCACCTATTCTGCTGTTTGCTGGCGAAGCTACAATTCCAGGACATTACAGCACCGTTCACGGAGCCAGATTGAGCGGTATTCGCGAGGCTGAAAGGATAATACAGCTGACGAAACGTTTCGGTGGTCCTCCAAAGAATACGACCGCAAAAAGTTGA